Proteins encoded within one genomic window of Diorhabda sublineata isolate icDioSubl1.1 unplaced genomic scaffold, icDioSubl1.1 Dsub_61, whole genome shotgun sequence:
- the LOC130452295 gene encoding uncharacterized protein LOC130452295 → MNRFRKVKDNSKKYCLVRFIEDKILYIVPTRQLTPIEGDLVWAPYKKMGFYEAHIVFLNNNRNILEKKKRDIQMSEDIESLNDMNTAISTSNLCGNEDNSRCYPTYEADDTKINQSKYGTFSIDVNLFLKK, encoded by the exons acaACAGTAAGAAATACTGTCTAGTGAGGTTTATTGAGGACAAAATTCTGTACATAGTACCTACAAGGCAGTTGACTCCAATTGAAGGAGATTTGGTGTGGgctccatataaaaaaatgggcTTTTATGAAGCTCAtatagtttttctcaataataatagaaatatattggaaaaaaagaaaCGAGATATCCAAATGAGTGAAGATATTGAAAGTCTGAATG ATATGAATACTGCAATTTCTACATCTAATCTCTGTGGTAATGAAGATAATTCTAGATGTTATCCTACATATGAGGcagatgatacaaaaataaatcaaagtaagTATGGTACTTTCTCAATAGACGTgaatttgttcttaaaaaaGTAA